The Deltaproteobacteria bacterium genomic sequence ATCAAACCATGCAGACTGGAAGAAACAACCATCTCACACGCAGCGACATGGCGTATAACCTGCAAAGGAGGTTGGGAAACGTCGATTATCGTAAAGGAAGGATATCGGTTGCAGAGTTTTTCAAGCACAGGATCACCTTGATCGACATAGTGGGGAATGAGACCAACCGAATATTTTTTCCGGCGTCCCGTATTATCCGGAAGAAGCATCGGGCAAAGGAGCCCGGGATCGCCCAAAATCATGATCCTCTGGTTCGATATGGCGGCGGCCGTCTTCCGTCCCCGCAATGCGTGAATACGATGAGGGGAACGGAACACGCCGATGTCGCCGATTAAACCGGTTCCCCAAATATCGATTTTTCGGTTCCAGAAATAATTCTTCGCTTTTGCCAGGATGCTGCCCAAAGCCATTAAATCACAATCGTTCGGCCTGGCGTGAACCACCTGGCATCCCGAGATTGCCTCCACGAGCAAAGGGGATAGCCAATCACCGAAGTTCTTTCTGCCATTCTGCAGGCTGGTCGACCAATATAGTTTTATACGGTTCATGTTCACCCAGAGGATCAGCCGGACAA encodes the following:
- a CDS encoding polysaccharide pyruvyl transferase family protein, with amino-acid sequence MNRIKLYWSTSLQNGRKNFGDWLSPLLVEAISGCQVVHARPNDCDLMALGSILAKAKNYFWNRKIDIWGTGLIGDIGVFRSPHRIHALRGRKTAAAISNQRIMILGDPGLLCPMLLPDNTGRRKKYSVGLIPHYVDQGDPVLEKLCNRYPSFTIIDVSQPPLQVIRHVAACEMVVSSSLHGLIIADAYGVPSLWMKLSNKVWGNDFKFHDYFSIYSQKEVMPFVPLETTTEKDIMNLAESVSRPGIEEIKKSLYRSFPFKR